The following are from one region of the Phycisphaerales bacterium genome:
- a CDS encoding sulfotransferase — translation MSLSPERARELIHMAREANARGDFPQAYALGLTLLQSLPRDPEVRLLMGDVCLATGYIDQAIEHRKFVVDNAPPSPLREVQLAEAYVHAGRLGDALAHYTNALKIDPGFPPAIAGRAEVYEMQGNFKRAWKTLEPAVASNPTNPSLSAVGVRVLMELKRLDDAIALGERVMAADLPEEPQLRSTLLTMARVYERNKQFAEALEAARRGNAILGMPFSIDDYRAENDRIIETFSQDWMRSGPRATRDGSWAVFIVGMPRSGSTLTERIIHAHPDAFGADEDFTLQLILRGAQTNFEPTQWPEFVREMTVEQMDACASEYERAMRAKAPTVKVISNKDLANMRRLGFADRILPGAKFIHTRRDPADNCLSCYFERLRPSSIPYADDFDDLAAVYAENERLAAHWQQACGNDFLTVRYEDLVNDLPKAARKVIEFVGLPWDDRCLRPHEANRADRTLSVTQVRRPIYKSAKGRAAKYGELVAPLHAALKANGLDS, via the coding sequence ATGAGCCTGAGTCCCGAACGAGCACGAGAACTGATCCACATGGCCCGCGAGGCCAACGCGCGGGGCGACTTTCCGCAGGCCTACGCCCTCGGGCTCACCCTGCTTCAAAGCCTGCCGCGCGACCCCGAGGTCCGGCTGCTGATGGGCGACGTCTGCCTTGCAACGGGCTACATCGACCAGGCCATCGAGCATCGCAAGTTCGTCGTCGACAACGCGCCGCCCTCCCCGCTTCGTGAGGTTCAGCTTGCGGAGGCCTACGTACATGCCGGCCGACTCGGGGACGCGCTGGCCCACTACACCAACGCTTTGAAGATCGACCCGGGCTTTCCGCCCGCGATTGCCGGGCGAGCCGAAGTGTACGAGATGCAGGGCAACTTCAAGCGGGCGTGGAAGACGCTCGAGCCCGCCGTGGCAAGCAATCCGACGAATCCTTCGCTGTCGGCGGTCGGCGTGCGTGTGCTCATGGAGCTAAAGCGGCTGGACGATGCGATCGCGCTGGGCGAGCGCGTGATGGCCGCCGATCTGCCCGAAGAGCCGCAGCTTCGCAGCACGCTGCTCACCATGGCCCGCGTGTACGAACGCAACAAGCAGTTTGCCGAAGCGCTCGAGGCCGCCCGGCGAGGAAATGCCATACTGGGCATGCCCTTCAGCATCGATGACTACCGGGCCGAGAATGATCGGATTATCGAGACGTTCAGCCAGGACTGGATGCGCTCTGGTCCCCGTGCTACCCGCGATGGCTCGTGGGCGGTGTTCATCGTGGGCATGCCCCGCAGCGGGTCAACGCTGACCGAGCGCATCATCCACGCGCATCCAGACGCCTTCGGCGCCGACGAAGACTTCACGCTCCAACTCATCCTCCGCGGTGCTCAGACGAACTTCGAGCCCACGCAATGGCCGGAGTTTGTCCGCGAGATGACCGTTGAGCAGATGGACGCGTGTGCGAGTGAATACGAGCGAGCGATGCGCGCCAAGGCGCCGACCGTCAAGGTCATCTCCAACAAGGATCTGGCCAACATGCGCCGGCTGGGCTTCGCCGATCGCATCCTGCCGGGCGCCAAGTTCATCCATACGCGTCGCGATCCGGCCGACAATTGCCTGTCCTGCTACTTCGAGCGGTTGCGTCCTTCGTCCATCCCCTATGCCGATGACTTTGATGATCTTGCCGCCGTGTACGCCGAGAACGAGCGTCTGGCGGCCCATTGGCAGCAGGCGTGCGGGAACGACTTCCTCACGGTGCGATACGAGGACCTGGTCAACGACCTGCCGAAGGCTGCCCGGAAAGTCATCGAGTTCGTCGGCCTGCCATGGGATGACCGCTGCCTGCGACCGCACGAGGCCAATCGGGCCGACCGCACGCTGAGCGTGACGCAAGTGCGCCGGCCCATCTACAAGTCTGCCAAGGGCCGGGCGGCAAAATACGGCGAGCTGGTTGCTCCGCTCCACGCGGCATTGAAAGCGAATGGCTTGGATTCCTAG
- a CDS encoding polyprenyl synthetase family protein, producing the protein MHNLLDLDASLEPIQAELASYLGRVVDRFDAALHSDILAVQRLTQHVERYRGKMLRPALVALSAGAAHGDLAEVLQGPGGPALEVIGAVCEMVHMATLVHDDVLDEADTRRRGRTVNAMSGNETAVILGDYLIAGAYHLCSTLDEQATALRIARASMVVCSGELLQLDRRDDLSLDHATYFEIIDRKTAELIAAACELGATKGGGTPEAVSGLEAFGRQIGAAFQVRDDLLDLTGREEVVGKSVGRDARKGKLTLPVIHHLSEAEPAERAHSLALALRAARDEDDDAPAQLRQRLETTHSIQHAQETAETIVARAREQLELLADSPARRALLAMAEAVVSRAF; encoded by the coding sequence GTGCACAACCTGCTTGATCTCGACGCTTCGCTCGAACCCATCCAGGCGGAACTTGCCTCGTACCTGGGCCGAGTCGTCGACCGCTTTGACGCCGCCCTGCACAGCGACATCCTCGCCGTCCAGCGGCTGACCCAGCACGTGGAACGCTACCGGGGCAAGATGCTCAGGCCCGCACTGGTCGCGTTGTCGGCCGGCGCCGCGCACGGCGATCTGGCCGAGGTTCTCCAAGGCCCCGGCGGCCCTGCCCTTGAGGTCATCGGCGCGGTGTGCGAGATGGTGCACATGGCCACCCTCGTTCACGACGATGTGCTGGACGAGGCCGACACCCGACGCCGGGGCCGAACGGTCAACGCCATGAGCGGCAACGAGACGGCCGTGATTCTGGGCGATTACCTCATCGCCGGGGCGTACCACCTGTGTTCAACGCTCGACGAGCAGGCCACAGCGCTTCGGATCGCGCGGGCCAGCATGGTGGTCTGCAGCGGAGAGCTGCTCCAACTCGATCGGCGCGACGATTTGAGCCTCGACCACGCAACCTACTTCGAGATCATCGACCGAAAGACCGCCGAACTCATCGCCGCCGCCTGCGAGCTCGGCGCCACCAAGGGCGGAGGGACCCCTGAGGCCGTATCGGGTCTGGAGGCCTTCGGTCGGCAGATCGGCGCCGCCTTCCAGGTGCGCGATGATCTGCTGGACCTCACCGGCCGCGAAGAGGTCGTCGGCAAGAGCGTGGGACGCGATGCGCGCAAGGGCAAGCTCACCCTGCCGGTCATCCACCACCTGTCCGAAGCTGAGCCGGCCGAGAGGGCGCACAGCCTGGCCCTGGCGCTCCGGGCGGCCCGAGACGAGGACGACGACGCCCCCGCGCAGCTCCGCCAGCGGCTGGAGACCACCCATTCGATCCAGCACGCCCAGGAGACCGCCGAAACGATCGTCGCCCGGGCGCGGGAGCAGTTGGAGCTGCTGGCGGACTCGCCGGCACGACGGGCCCTGCTGGCGATGGCCGAGGCCGTAGTGAGCCGGGCATTCTGA
- a CDS encoding citrate/2-methylcitrate synthase: MTTAAPAQKAGLEGVVAGDTAICNVEQDALIYRGYEIHDLAENASFEEVAYLLLEGEKPTAEQLQFFKDELIANRALPTQVIDYLKTVKPMVIAGSAVPMDILRTAVSLLANLDKECQDISPEANLRKAKRLTAKIPTIIGHMQNVIDGREIVAPDTGGDANLSHAANMLYLMSGQRPDAEAEKVVDVSLTLYAEHDYNASTFTSRVIAGTLSDMHGAVTGAIAALKGPLHGGANEAAMDMLREIMKDLDGKIEPQAVQQWMHKAFEEKRKLMGFGHRVYKNGDHRAPILHKLGRAAAEKRGAEYVKWFDLGEIVQKIMLDEKNIHPNVDFPCGMTYYALGIPVPQYTPIFVAARITGWAAHIMEQHANNRLIRPRANYVGPDLRKWNG; this comes from the coding sequence ATGACCACCGCCGCTCCCGCTCAGAAGGCCGGCCTCGAAGGCGTCGTCGCCGGCGACACCGCGATCTGCAACGTCGAGCAAGACGCCCTGATCTATCGCGGCTACGAGATCCACGACCTGGCCGAGAACGCCAGCTTCGAGGAGGTCGCCTACCTGCTGCTCGAGGGCGAAAAGCCCACCGCCGAGCAGTTGCAGTTCTTCAAGGACGAACTGATCGCCAACCGGGCCCTGCCCACCCAGGTCATCGACTACCTCAAGACGGTCAAGCCCATGGTCATCGCCGGCAGCGCGGTGCCCATGGACATCCTCCGCACGGCCGTCAGCCTGCTGGCCAACCTGGACAAGGAGTGCCAGGACATCAGCCCGGAGGCCAACCTCCGCAAGGCCAAGCGGTTGACCGCCAAGATCCCCACCATCATCGGCCACATGCAGAACGTCATCGACGGCCGCGAGATCGTCGCGCCCGACACCGGCGGGGACGCCAACCTGAGCCACGCAGCCAACATGCTCTACCTGATGAGCGGCCAGCGCCCCGACGCCGAAGCCGAGAAGGTCGTCGACGTCTCGCTGACCCTCTACGCCGAGCATGACTACAACGCCAGCACGTTCACCAGCCGCGTCATCGCCGGCACCCTCAGTGACATGCACGGCGCGGTCACTGGGGCCATCGCCGCCCTGAAGGGCCCGCTGCACGGCGGCGCCAACGAGGCCGCGATGGACATGCTCCGCGAGATCATGAAGGACCTGGACGGCAAGATCGAGCCGCAGGCCGTGCAGCAGTGGATGCACAAGGCCTTCGAAGAGAAGCGCAAACTCATGGGCTTCGGCCACCGCGTGTACAAGAACGGCGATCATCGCGCCCCGATCCTGCACAAGCTGGGCCGCGCGGCCGCCGAAAAGCGCGGGGCCGAGTACGTCAAGTGGTTCGACCTGGGCGAGATCGTGCAGAAGATCATGCTCGACGAGAAGAACATCCATCCCAACGTCGACTTCCCCTGCGGCATGACGTATTACGCGCTTGGCATCCCCGTGCCCCAGTACACGCCCATCTTTGTGGCCGCCCGCATCACCGGCTGGGCCGCCCACATCATGGAGCAGCACGCCAACAACCGCCTCATCCGCCCGAGGGCGAACTACGTCGGTCCCGACCTGCGCAAGTGGAACGGCTGA
- a CDS encoding tryptophan 2,3-dioxygenase family protein encodes MSQREFESTLHTDLADRMTYGGYLHLEKVLTAQQPLSSPAHHDEMLFIIQHQTTELWLKLMIHELRAAIVAVQNDDLEPSFKILARVKHILQQLLNQWSVLATLTPTEYAQFRGVLSNASGFQSFQYRLVEFLLGNKDRRMLKVHELDAANHAVLKEALESPSIYDAFLACMKRQGLPIPGDAVERDFSQPREMDERVIDVLKTVYENPHEHWASYEMAEKLVDVDDQFGQWRYRHLRTVHRIIGMKRGTGGSSGVPFLRQMIDHQFFPELWEVRTRIEELPAPK; translated from the coding sequence ATGTCCCAACGCGAGTTCGAGTCGACACTGCACACCGATCTGGCCGACCGTATGACCTACGGCGGCTATCTGCATCTCGAGAAGGTCCTCACGGCTCAACAGCCACTGAGTTCGCCCGCGCATCACGACGAGATGCTGTTCATCATCCAGCACCAGACCACCGAACTGTGGCTGAAGCTGATGATCCACGAGCTGCGCGCCGCGATCGTGGCGGTGCAGAACGACGACCTCGAGCCCAGCTTCAAGATCCTCGCCCGCGTCAAGCACATCCTCCAGCAGTTGCTCAACCAGTGGAGCGTGCTGGCGACGCTCACGCCGACCGAGTACGCCCAGTTCCGCGGCGTGCTCAGCAACGCCAGCGGCTTCCAGAGCTTCCAGTACCGGCTCGTCGAATTCCTGCTGGGCAACAAGGACCGCCGCATGCTCAAGGTGCACGAGCTTGACGCCGCAAACCACGCCGTGCTCAAGGAAGCCTTGGAATCGCCGAGCATCTACGACGCGTTTCTCGCTTGCATGAAGCGGCAGGGACTGCCCATCCCCGGCGACGCCGTAGAACGAGACTTCAGCCAGCCCCGCGAGATGGATGAGCGTGTGATTGACGTGCTCAAGACCGTTTACGAGAACCCGCACGAGCACTGGGCCAGCTACGAGATGGCCGAGAAGTTGGTAGACGTCGACGACCAGTTTGGCCAGTGGCGTTACCGTCACCTGCGCACGGTGCACCGCATCATCGGCATGAAGCGCGGCACCGGCGGCAGCAGCGGCGTGCCCTTCCTCCGCCAGATGATCGACCACCAGTTCTTTCCCGAACTCTGGGAGGTCAGGACACGGATCGAGGAACTACCGGCACCGAAGTAG
- a CDS encoding ATP-binding protein, translated as MSLEPWGTPLTNALAGFGGGLLVAAAAGWWATRVLMRRARQAEGRARAAEHLAEIGSMTGGLAHEIKNPLSTIGMNAQLLAEAVNDISAVDEQQRGRLVRRAGTLKREVERLGDILSDFLDFAGELRLSPTRVDLNRLVEELADFFLPQAESRGVRIRVELAQEPALVQVDAPRLKQAVLNLMLNATQAMADADGATPKELMLRVRHRPRDGMIEIHVTDTGPGMAEDTAERIFHPYFTTKQGGTGLGLPTSRRIVQASGGEMTFTSEVGRGTDFVIALPGTE; from the coding sequence ATGTCGCTCGAACCGTGGGGCACACCATTGACCAACGCGCTGGCGGGTTTCGGCGGCGGCCTCCTGGTCGCGGCCGCCGCAGGCTGGTGGGCCACGCGCGTGCTCATGCGGCGTGCCAGGCAGGCCGAGGGCCGGGCCCGGGCGGCCGAGCACCTTGCCGAGATCGGTTCAATGACCGGCGGACTTGCGCACGAGATCAAGAACCCCCTATCGACCATCGGCATGAACGCGCAGCTATTGGCCGAGGCGGTGAACGACATCTCGGCGGTCGACGAGCAGCAGCGGGGGCGGCTGGTGCGGCGGGCGGGCACGTTGAAGCGCGAGGTCGAGCGGCTGGGCGACATCCTCAGCGACTTCCTCGACTTTGCCGGCGAGCTTCGGCTGAGCCCTACGCGGGTGGACTTGAACAGGCTGGTTGAAGAGCTGGCCGACTTCTTCCTGCCCCAGGCCGAGAGCCGCGGCGTGCGCATCCGGGTCGAGCTTGCGCAGGAGCCGGCATTAGTGCAGGTCGACGCGCCCCGGCTGAAGCAGGCCGTGCTGAATCTCATGCTCAATGCCACGCAGGCGATGGCCGACGCAGACGGCGCGACGCCAAAGGAACTGATGCTGCGTGTCCGCCATCGGCCGCGCGACGGCATGATCGAGATCCACGTGACCGATACCGGTCCCGGCATGGCCGAAGATACGGCCGAGCGGATCTTCCACCCCTACTTCACCACCAAGCAGGGCGGCACGGGGCTTGGCTTGCCGACGAGCCGGCGCATCGTGCAGGCCAGCGGGGGCGAGATGACGTTCACGAGCGAAGTAGGGCGGGGGACGGACTTCGTGATTGCGCTGCCGGGGACGGAATGA
- a CDS encoding cold shock domain-containing protein: MSDKPTDVLVGLEGEVKWFDARKGYGFIIGPQGQDVMVHYSAIKGPGYRSLRDGSMVEYDAEKTARGWKATRVERPGAVETRSDAPEAKRTPRR; the protein is encoded by the coding sequence ATGTCCGACAAGCCGACGGATGTGCTGGTGGGTCTCGAGGGAGAGGTGAAGTGGTTCGACGCCCGCAAGGGCTACGGCTTCATCATCGGCCCGCAGGGTCAGGACGTCATGGTGCACTACTCGGCCATCAAGGGGCCGGGGTATCGCTCCTTGCGCGACGGATCAATGGTCGAGTATGACGCCGAGAAGACCGCGCGGGGGTGGAAGGCCACGCGGGTCGAGCGTCCGGGCGCCGTTGAGACCAGGTCCGATGCTCCGGAGGCCAAGCGGACGCCGCGCCGGTAG
- the pnp gene encoding polyribonucleotide nucleotidyltransferase, producing MADVLISEQIKVEREIAGRMMSIETGVVARLASSAVILRYGGSAVLATVVRADPRPGLDFFPMQVDYREKLPAAGKFPGGFRKREGAPNEKEILTMRMIDRPIRPLFPDGFIDEVQIQCWVMSHDGENDTDVLASVAASAALTLSDAPFEGPIATVRVGRVHTDDGPTLVANPTASQMDYSDLDMVLSGHADGINMIEVGAAEVPDDDVLDAIEFGQEVIGEILELIEDLAAEAGQEKRLGDNINLPADDIVETVAKAAKARLMKARQIPGKHDRSQAVGEIRNEVLDEHFPIIEDGTPGEHLESTKQRAMAKEAFRTLEKKVTRQLLVEKGLRADGRKAKELRPIYGQVGYFERTHGSAIFQRGETQSLVSCTLGTGKDAQIVDGLMPEYSKKFTLHYNFPPFCVGEAGRIMGPGRREIGHGALAERSLLGILPGPDEFPYTIRLVSDITESNGSSSMASICGGCLALMDAGVPIRATCAGISVGRVTDENGQNEVYITDIIGEEDFFGDMDFKIAGTRDGITGIQLDLKARGLEMDQIELIFDQAREGRLEIIDIMEQVIEAPREDISRYAPRIETIKINPEKIGKLIGPGGKTIRGIQERWGVQVDVAEDGTVSVASTDGDSLAGAKQEIEALGEEIKVGSIYTGKVVSVRDFGAFIEIAAGTDGMCHISELKDGYVEKVTDVVNVGDEVTVKVILVDDQGRIKLSRKQALPPEERGGGDDEERGGEREGRGGRGDRGSRGRGRDRDGDRDRDGGRDGNREGGRDGRRSKRRGGRRPAAVD from the coding sequence ATGGCAGACGTTCTGATTTCCGAGCAGATCAAGGTCGAGCGCGAGATCGCGGGCCGCATGATGTCGATCGAGACCGGCGTGGTGGCACGCCTGGCCTCCTCGGCGGTCATCCTGCGGTATGGCGGAAGCGCCGTGCTGGCCACGGTGGTGCGGGCCGACCCGCGTCCTGGGTTGGACTTCTTCCCGATGCAGGTCGATTACCGCGAGAAGCTGCCGGCGGCGGGCAAGTTCCCCGGCGGGTTCCGCAAGCGTGAGGGCGCTCCCAACGAGAAGGAAATCCTCACCATGCGGATGATCGACCGGCCCATCCGCCCGCTCTTCCCCGATGGCTTCATCGATGAAGTGCAGATCCAGTGCTGGGTCATGAGCCACGACGGCGAGAACGACACCGACGTGCTTGCGTCGGTGGCCGCCTCGGCCGCCCTGACGCTCAGCGACGCACCCTTCGAGGGACCCATCGCCACGGTCCGCGTTGGCCGCGTGCACACCGATGATGGCCCGACGCTGGTGGCCAACCCGACGGCCAGCCAGATGGACTACAGCGATCTGGACATGGTGCTCAGCGGCCACGCCGATGGCATCAACATGATCGAGGTCGGCGCCGCCGAGGTGCCCGACGACGACGTGCTGGACGCCATCGAGTTCGGCCAGGAAGTCATCGGCGAAATCCTCGAATTGATCGAGGATCTGGCGGCCGAGGCCGGCCAGGAGAAGCGGCTGGGCGACAACATCAACCTGCCCGCCGACGACATCGTGGAGACGGTGGCCAAGGCCGCCAAGGCCAGGCTCATGAAGGCCCGGCAGATTCCCGGCAAGCACGATCGCAGCCAGGCGGTGGGCGAGATCCGCAACGAGGTGCTCGATGAGCACTTCCCGATCATCGAAGACGGCACGCCCGGCGAACACCTCGAGAGCACGAAGCAGCGCGCGATGGCCAAGGAAGCCTTCCGCACGCTGGAGAAGAAGGTCACGCGTCAGTTGCTGGTCGAAAAGGGCCTTCGCGCCGATGGCCGCAAGGCCAAGGAGCTGCGACCTATCTACGGCCAGGTCGGCTACTTCGAGCGGACGCACGGCTCGGCGATCTTCCAGCGCGGCGAGACGCAGAGCCTGGTGAGCTGCACGCTTGGAACGGGCAAGGACGCGCAGATCGTCGACGGCTTGATGCCCGAGTACAGCAAAAAGTTCACGCTGCACTACAACTTCCCGCCCTTCTGCGTGGGCGAGGCCGGCCGCATCATGGGCCCGGGCCGACGTGAGATCGGCCACGGCGCCCTGGCCGAGCGCAGCCTGCTGGGCATCCTGCCCGGGCCGGACGAGTTCCCCTACACCATTCGCCTGGTGAGCGACATCACCGAGAGCAACGGTTCGTCGTCGATGGCGTCGATCTGCGGTGGGTGCCTGGCGCTCATGGATGCCGGCGTGCCGATCCGCGCGACGTGCGCTGGCATCTCGGTCGGTCGCGTGACCGACGAGAACGGTCAGAACGAGGTCTACATCACCGACATCATCGGCGAGGAAGACTTCTTCGGCGACATGGACTTCAAGATCGCCGGCACGCGTGACGGCATCACGGGCATCCAGCTGGACCTTAAGGCCCGCGGCCTTGAGATGGACCAGATCGAGCTGATCTTCGACCAGGCTCGCGAGGGTCGGCTGGAGATCATCGACATCATGGAGCAGGTGATCGAAGCACCCCGCGAGGACATCTCTCGTTACGCGCCCCGCATCGAGACCATCAAGATCAATCCCGAGAAGATCGGCAAGCTCATCGGCCCGGGCGGCAAGACCATCCGCGGCATCCAGGAGCGGTGGGGCGTGCAGGTCGACGTGGCCGAGGACGGCACCGTGTCGGTCGCCTCGACCGACGGCGACAGCCTCGCGGGCGCCAAGCAGGAAATCGAAGCGCTGGGTGAAGAGATCAAGGTCGGCTCGATCTACACCGGCAAGGTCGTGAGCGTCCGCGACTTCGGCGCCTTCATCGAGATCGCCGCGGGCACCGACGGCATGTGCCACATCAGCGAGCTCAAGGACGGCTACGTCGAGAAGGTCACCGACGTGGTCAACGTGGGCGACGAGGTGACGGTGAAGGTCATCCTGGTCGACGACCAGGGCCGCATCAAGCTCAGCCGCAAGCAGGCCCTGCCGCCCGAGGAACGCGGCGGCGGCGATGACGAAGAACGCGGCGGCGAGCGCGAGGGCCGTGGCGGCCGCGGTGATCGCGGTTCCAGAGGTCGCGGCCGGGATCGCGATGGCGATCGTGACCGTGACGGCGGCCGGGACGGTAACCGTGAAGGTGGCCGCGATGGACGTCGCTCGAAGCGTCGCGGTGGCCGTCGACCCGCCGCCGTCGACTGA
- the rpsO gene encoding 30S ribosomal protein S15, protein MAIEPAVKQEVIGEHARHEGDTGSPEVQIAILTSRIKELSGHLREHRHDFHSRRGLILMVGKRNRLLRYLSRTNHDSYKALIQKLGLRK, encoded by the coding sequence ATGGCAATCGAACCGGCGGTCAAGCAAGAGGTCATCGGCGAACACGCACGGCATGAGGGCGACACGGGCTCTCCGGAGGTGCAGATCGCCATCCTGACCAGCCGCATCAAGGAACTCTCGGGCCACCTGCGTGAGCATCGCCACGACTTCCACAGCCGTCGTGGGCTGATCCTGATGGTGGGCAAGCGCAACCGCCTGCTCCGCTACCTGAGCAGGACCAACCACGACAGCTACAAGGCGCTGATCCAGAAGCTGGGCCTGCGCAAGTAA
- a CDS encoding DinB family protein yields the protein MTQAPTDAKACGPMSTQLEVAPIEALAAMDWPDLVRRYAVGVEWFDPRLFHLPEGELDTPFKPDSGAGQLPIRALVTHLADCELVYLHRMRRAISEETPVLGVFDEQAFFDGPLYGRGTRSGVTSAPPVAGSVAIVHTLRRWAIDWLFDLDEASQNRTAMHPERGSMSVRDMLAVATWHLEHHTKFLNAKIELLAGPMPQPQAMPEGGCGPGCGCASRASGGGDA from the coding sequence ATGACACAAGCCCCGACCGACGCCAAGGCCTGCGGCCCGATGAGCACCCAACTGGAGGTGGCCCCCATCGAGGCCCTGGCCGCCATGGATTGGCCCGACCTCGTCCGGCGGTATGCCGTGGGGGTGGAGTGGTTCGATCCGCGGCTGTTCCACCTGCCCGAGGGCGAGCTCGATACGCCCTTCAAGCCCGATTCGGGGGCCGGCCAGTTGCCCATTCGGGCCCTGGTGACCCACTTGGCGGACTGCGAGCTCGTGTACCTGCACCGCATGCGGCGGGCGATCTCGGAGGAAACCCCGGTGCTGGGCGTGTTCGACGAGCAGGCGTTTTTTGATGGGCCGCTGTACGGCCGCGGAACCCGCAGCGGCGTGACCAGCGCCCCGCCCGTGGCCGGCTCGGTGGCGATCGTCCACACCCTTCGTCGCTGGGCGATCGATTGGCTGTTCGATCTGGACGAGGCTTCGCAGAACCGCACGGCGATGCACCCCGAACGGGGAAGCATGAGCGTTCGCGACATGCTGGCGGTCGCCACCTGGCACCTCGAGCACCACACGAAATTCCTCAATGCCAAGATCGAGCTGCTCGCAGGGCCCATGCCCCAGCCGCAAGCGATGCCCGAAGGCGGGTGCGGCCCTGGCTGTGGGTGTGCGTCCAGGGCTTCTGGTGGGGGCGATGCCTAG
- a CDS encoding hotdog domain-containing protein, giving the protein MTMPRDTNQYGTIFGGVILSAIDQAAFVEARRHGVHRWVTASVDRVEFSQPVHVGDLVTCLTRTTRKGTSSVSVEVCVQAERYEGGQTVRVTQAQLTMVAIGPDGRPVPMTSPPTAHLPLITTSTD; this is encoded by the coding sequence ATGACCATGCCGCGGGACACCAACCAGTACGGCACCATCTTCGGCGGGGTCATCCTCAGCGCCATCGACCAGGCCGCCTTCGTCGAGGCCCGGCGGCACGGCGTGCACCGCTGGGTGACCGCAAGCGTCGATCGCGTCGAGTTCAGCCAGCCCGTGCACGTGGGCGATCTGGTCACCTGCCTGACCAGGACGACTCGAAAGGGCACCAGCAGCGTCTCCGTCGAGGTCTGCGTCCAGGCCGAGCGGTATGAGGGCGGCCAGACCGTCCGCGTGACGCAGGCGCAGCTCACCATGGTCGCTATCGGGCCCGACGGGCGGCCCGTGCCCATGACCAGCCCGCCCACGGCCCACCTGCCGCTGATCACCACCTCAACCGATTGA
- a CDS encoding phosphoribosylglycinamide formyltransferase: MGDQPEAPRLLALLSGGGRTLMNLLGEIEAGRLRATVSGVIASRPCPGVERAQARGLPTRIIRGVIPARELEALVSEHDASWVVLCGYLQRLEIPASLEGRVVNIHPALLPKFGGPGMYGDRVHRAVLEAGEAESGCTVHLCDAEYDSGPIVLQARCPVLPDDTVETLAARVFEVECKAYPKALAMLLSGNHAAKEATR, from the coding sequence ATGGGCGACCAACCCGAGGCACCCCGGCTGCTGGCGCTGCTGAGCGGGGGCGGCCGGACTCTCATGAACCTGCTCGGCGAGATCGAGGCGGGCCGGTTGCGCGCCACCGTGTCCGGCGTCATCGCTTCAAGACCCTGCCCGGGCGTCGAGCGCGCACAGGCCCGCGGGCTTCCAACACGCATCATCCGAGGCGTCATTCCCGCGCGCGAACTGGAGGCGCTGGTGAGCGAGCACGATGCCTCGTGGGTCGTGCTGTGCGGCTACCTCCAGCGGCTGGAGATTCCCGCTTCGCTCGAAGGCCGGGTCGTCAACATCCACCCAGCATTGCTGCCCAAGTTTGGCGGGCCCGGCATGTACGGCGATCGCGTCCACCGGGCCGTGCTCGAAGCCGGCGAGGCCGAGAGTGGTTGCACCGTGCACCTGTGCGACGCCGAGTACGACAGCGGGCCCATCGTGCTCCAGGCGCGCTGCCCCGTGCTGCCCGACGACACCGTCGAGACCCTGGCGGCCCGCGTCTTCGAGGTCGAGTGCAAGGCATATCCCAAGGCGCTCGCGATGCTGCTGTCCGGCAATCATGCCGCCAAGGAGGCCACGCGATGA